A genome region from Triticum aestivum cultivar Chinese Spring chromosome 2B, IWGSC CS RefSeq v2.1, whole genome shotgun sequence includes the following:
- the LOC123047512 gene encoding pre-mRNA cleavage factor Im 25 kDa subunit 2 yields MVGASTSSVVNVYPLANYTFGTKEPKMEKDTSVADRLARMKVNYMKEGMRTSVEAILLVQEHNHPHILLLQIGNTFCKLPGGRLKPGENEIEGLKRKLCSKLAVNSPSFPPNWQVGECVAVWWRPNFETVMYPYCPPHITKPKECKKLFIVHLTEREYFAVPRNLKLLAVPLFELYDNVQRYGPVISTIPQQLSRFQFNMVSS; encoded by the exons ATGGTGGGCGCCTCGACGTCGTCGGTGGTGAACGTGTACCCGCTCGCCAACTACACGTTCGGCACCAAGGAGCCCAAGATGGAGAAGGACACCTCCGTCGCCGACCGCCTCGCCCGCATGAAGGTCAA CTACATGAAAGAAGGAATGCGGACAAGTGTTGAAGCAATCCTACTG GTGCAAGAGCACAATCACCCACACATACTGTTATTGCAAATTGGGAATACATTTTGCAAACTTCCTGGTGGACGTTTGAAGCCTGGAGAAAATG AAATTGAGGGCCTGAAAAGAAAGTTGTGCAGCAAACTTGCAGTGAACTCACCTTCCTTTCCACCTAACTGGCAG GTTGGTGAGTGTGTTGCTGTTTGGTGGAGGCCAAACTTTGAGACCGTGATGTATCCTTATTGCCCTCCACATATAACCAAGCCCAAG GAATGCAAGAAGCTTTTCATTGTTCATCTAACTGAAAGAGAGTATTTCGCTGTTCCAAGAAACTTGAAGCTACTTGCTGTTCCACTGTTTGAACTCTATGACAATGTTCAG CGGTATGGACCTGTAATTTCCACCATCCCGCAGCAGCTGTCTAGGTTCCAGTTCAACATGGTGAGCTCGTAA
- the LOC123047511 gene encoding uncharacterized protein → MEFLLQPIRGSTFLEEVGKSLVPPAPPELASVAAGQHVVDMVVELPVVRQDTLPPVQQAASGHAQIVAGPASAEVRLESSPPSSELSTAKMNPRAPGWNKRLRIGAAAPSRQPCPNRVSAFEKAVRRFAENPTENVITPVIGTTFDSVGQAYDFYNLYSWEKGFGIRYGKSRLNVERTKCMQEIVCGCSGKAGVEKTRSCHCECPALIRLLRVEHNGWYIAEHRDTHNHSLSPNFGETIHWPSHKHIDVYIRDLVKQLRQNNVNLAKVYSIIGGFLD, encoded by the exons ATGGAGTTCCTGCTGCAACCAATACGCGG ATCCACTTTCTTGGAAGAGGTTGGAAAAAGCTTGGTACCGCCGGCGCCGCCGGAGCTGGCCTCTGTGGCGGCGGGGCAGCATGTTGTAGATATGGTGGTCGAGCTTCCAGTTGTGCGGCAGGATACCTTGCCACCCGTGCAGCAGGCCGCCAGCGGCCATGCGCAGATTGTGGCAGGACCGGCGTCCGCCGAGGTTAGGTTGGAGAGCTCACCTCCGTCGTCAGAGTTGTCCACTGCGAAGATGAATCCGCGAGCCCCTGGGTGGAACAAGAG GTTGAGGATTGGAGCTGCAGCACCGAGCAGGCAACCGTGTCCTAACCGCGTCAGTGCGTTCGAGAAGGCAGTACGGAGGTTTGCTGAGAATCCAACGGAGAATGTTATCACGCCAGTTATCGGCACAACGTTCGACTCGGTGGGTCAGGCATACGACTTCTACAATTTGTACTCCTGGGAGAAGGGATTTGGCATTCGTTATGGCAAAAGCAGGTTAAATGTGGAGAGGACCAAATGCATGCAGGAAATAGTTTGTGGTTGCTCG GGAAAAGCTGGGGTTGAGAAGACGAGATCTTGTCACTGTGAGTGTCCTGCTCTAATTAGGCTGCTACGAGTGGAGCACAACGGATGGTATATAGCGGAGCACAGGGATACGCACAACCACTCGTTGTCGCCTAATTTTGGTGAGACAATCCACTGGCCATCTCACAAGCATATAGATGTGTACATCAGAGATCTtgtgaagcagttgaggcagaacAATGTGAACTTGGCGAAGGTGTACAGCATCATTGGAGGGTTTTTGGATTGA